The following proteins are co-located in the Acropora palmata chromosome 11, jaAcrPala1.3, whole genome shotgun sequence genome:
- the LOC141897460 gene encoding QRFP-like peptide receptor, which yields MSLYTDSESAQIGITAMFAILVTANLLGNMIVCLVITIYQEMRTPMNYLLINLAVADMMVALFVTPRFLLSHLFTHPAGATGTLLCKLLTGGNLTWIGGAASVFTLVAIAFERYYAVMHPYRIRGKLTYGKLKVLLPTIWIASGILNIPLFLTIYFDKAVNFCMEYWPNDWLPKAYSSMGFFSAGVIPILLMSVLYSRVVCRLWFKREPNIDNITNQAVLKVRKRITKMVLSVSIIYGLCWMPNLSIYALNYFSPSQNYGDVTYITSIVLVTCNSTVNPFIYVFVSQKFRSKIKYMLCCSEICSNCLHRGEGRLGGTESRGLHEY from the exons ATGTCGTTGTACACTGATTCCGAGTCGGCTCAGATTGGTATCACAGCTATGTTTGCAATCCTTGTAACAGCAAACCTTCTTGGAAACATGATAGTCTGCCTGGTCATTACCATTTATCAAGAAATGAG aACACCCATGAATTATCTACTTATAAATTTGGCTGTAGCCGACATGATGGTAGCTCTGTTTGTGACACCGCGCTTCCTCTTAAGTCATTTATTTACACATCCGGCTGGAGCGACTGGTACTCTGTTGTGCAAGCTACTGACAGGTGGAAATCTGACGTGGATCGGAGGAGCTGCCTCGGTTTTTACTCTTGTGGCAATCGCTTTTGAACGCTATTATGCTGTCATGCATCCATACCGCATTAGAGGCAAACTGACCTACGGAAAATTGaag GTTCTTTTGCCTACTATATGGATCGCTTCAGGAATTCTTAACATCCCACTTTTCTTGACGATCTACTTTGACAAAGCCGTTAATTTCTGCATGGAATACTGGCCCAATGATTGGCTTCCCAAGGCTTACAGCTCCATGGGGTTTTTCTCAGCTGGAGTCATACCGATTCTCTTGATGAGTGTATTATATTCCAGAGTTGTGTGTAGACTTTGGTTTAAGCGAGAACCAAACATCGACAACATCACCAACCAG GCTGTTTTAAAAGTGCGAAAGCGAATCACGAAAATGGTATTGTCCGTGAGCATAATCTATGGCTTATGTTGGATGCCGAATTTGAGTATCTATGCTCTGAACTATTTCAGTCCTTCTCAGAATTATGGCGATGTCACATACATCACCTCAATCGTTCTGGTCACGTGCAACTCAACCGTCAACCCGTTTATTTATGTTTTCGTGAGCCAGAAGTTCCGAAGCAAGATTAAATATATGCTGTGCTGTAGTGAAATCTGTAGCAACTGTCTACATAGAGGGGAAGGCAGACTGGGTGGGACAGAGAGTAGGGGCTTACACGAATATTAA